In Miscanthus floridulus cultivar M001 chromosome 5, ASM1932011v1, whole genome shotgun sequence, one genomic interval encodes:
- the LOC136455051 gene encoding scarecrow-like protein 9 has product MAFLRGMEEANRFLPGAGGYTADCRGRKKRLDVDGDDEQVEGRSSKQMAADGEDSEEADAREMLDKLMLNGDAEPILADDMQELRAAMDMAKTPPGRLAGTREDPGQQQQAVDLHSMLIRCADAVADNDRRRAVDLMQRIRYHSSPSGNATQRLAHCFAKGLQVRLNGTGNLHYRASSLMPKSASSSSGVQLRAMQFFMVTCCFLPVNILFSNKSLYKAAAGRKKLHIVHYGLDHGLQWATLLWWLARREGGPPEVRLTGIDVPQPGFRPARLIEEAGRRLTACACQLGMPFRFRGIVAKSEAVRAGDLDIDPDEVLAVNSLFHFMTLTDEGTMATDDGEAGTDPIGAVLGAIREMKAVRVCPRGPQRVVQHRVLRDAVPGGALQLHDAVQHGGHHLAAGQRQQAAVHNIL; this is encoded by the coding sequence ATGGCGTTCTTAAGAGGCATGGAAGAGGCCAACAGATTCTTGCCCGGCGCCGGTGGCTACACGGCGGATTGTAGGGGCAGGAAGAAGAGGCTTGACGTTGACGGAGATGACGAGCAGGTGGAGGGCAGGAGCAGCAAGCAAATGGCAGCTGACGGTGAGGACTCAGAGGAAGCCGACGCGCGAGAGATGCTAGACAAGCTGATGCTCAACGGCGACGCCGAACCAATCCTCGCCGACGACATGCAGGAGCTGCGCGCTGCCATGGACATGGCCAAGACGCCGCCGGGGAGGCTGGCCGGCACCAGGGAGGATCCGGGTCAGCAGCAACAGGCGGTGGACCTCCACTCCATGCTCATCCGCTGCGCCGACGCCGTGGCCGACAACGACCGCCGCAGAGCGGTCGATCTTATGCAGCGGATTAGGTACCACTCTTCGCCGAGCGGGAACGCCACGCAGCGGCTGGCACACTGCTTCGCCAAGGGGCTGCAGGTGCGGCTCAACGGCACGGGGAACCTACACTATCGGGCGTCGTCGTTAATGCCAAAAAGCGCCTCCTCCTCATCGGGTGTCCAGCTCAGGGCGATGCAGTTCTTCATGGTCACGTGCTGCTTCCTCCCGGTGAACATCCTCTTCTCCAACAAGTCCCTCTACAAAGCTGCCGCTGGGAGGAAGAAGTTGCACATTGTGCACTATGGTCTGGACCATGGGCTCCAGTGGGCAACCCTGCTCTGGTGGCTCGCGCGTAGGGAGGGCGGGCCACCGGAGGTGCGGCTCACCGGCATCGACGTCCCACAGCCCGGGTTCCGTCCAGCGCGGCTCATCGAGGAGGCGGGGCGTCGGCTCACCGCTTGCGCGTGCCAGCTCGGCATGCCGTTCAGGTTCCGCGGCATCGTGGCGAAATCGGAAGCGGTCCGCGCGGGCGACCTGGACATCGATCCCGacgaggtgctcgccgtcaacagcCTGTTCCATTTCATGACGCTGACGGACGAGGGCACGATGGCTACTGACGACGGCGAGGCAGGCACAGACCCCATCGGCGCGGTGCTCGGCGCCATCAGAGAGATGAAAGCCGTCCGTGTTTGTCCACGCGGTCCTCAACGCGTCGTACAGCACCGCGTTCTTCGCGACGCGGTTCCAGGAGGCGCTCTACAACTTCACGACGCTGTTCAACACGGTGGACACCATCTTGCCGCAGGACAACGACAGCAGGCTGCTGTTCACAATATATTGTGA
- the LOC136452852 gene encoding zinc finger BED domain-containing protein RICESLEEPER 2-like: MLEPTAMEVPIAGSVSNAVMPAPVVHNPRARKLRSAVWQDFTKERRADGNCVAVCNHCKKQLTATSRSGTTHLRNHLAICNTTSTRRGGKRRKLVVRRILHNRPSMDGRSGEGRASGEDNGNEGTHFDQELSRRDLVHMIVQHGYRFSIVDDVGFQKFVKNLQPQFRMVSCDTVRADSMEIYAGEKLKLHDVLFKIPCRVSISVDMWRSNTQMEYMCLTCHYIDHANDEWKVRKKIINFVHMEAAFTLDQMANLIVEKLQSWGIDRMVAAVVLDNCNGGEIVARELLRVLQPRRLLLNGDLFQVRSCAHILNLTVQESWEHASDIANRVRKMINYVKFERFQKFQDISKVLHMDQKLLVVDSPDNWPSTYLMFESACYYHDVFVRLTEQEGHYDVFLSANDWADVKALTEILDVVYHAMEKFPVENSTANLYFNEMCEIHVLLKTWSKSPSTVVAKVADQMLSKFEGYWDLTRPVMAFASILDPRYKMKSLEYFFRLIYSDEQFTAKAMIDVIQNTFHNLYNDYKHQSSDSWKNPSVLCYSRNSSSCMGSMYSNGDDSKTFSRITLSDARRGLDQYIQETSSGQSLKSDLEMYLEEAVYRQKEGNQDNFDILGWWKSFAAKYPVLSQMARDILAIPVSIIPLDSEARTLNEYLSTMDPSTVQGLVCAQDWLREDPEVVAGSGDHGDDGAPRGDELIVVPK; this comes from the exons ATGCTGGAGCCAACGGCAATGGAGGTGCCCATTGCTGGCTCAGTGAGCAATGCAGTGATGCCTGCGCCTGTGGTTCACAATCCACGGGCACGCAAGCTGCGGTCTGCTGTTTGGCAGGACTTCACGAAGGAGCGTCGTGCCGACGGTAACTGTGTGGCTGTCTGTAACCACTGCAAGAAGCAGCTCACGGCAACTAGCCGGTCAGGCACAACGCACCTCCGCAACCACCTCGCAATCTGCAACACCACCTCCACACGGCGTGGTGGTAAGCGCCGGAAGCTTGTTGTACGCCGTATTCTCCACAACAGACCCTCCATGGATGGGCGCTCGGGTGAGGGACGCGCCTCAGGCGAGGACAATGGTAATGAGGGAACACACTTCGATCAAGAACTCAGCCGCCGAGACCTTGTGCACATGATTGTCCAGCATGGCTACCGGTTTTCGATTGTGGATGATGTGGGCTTCCAAAAGTTTGTCAAGAACCTCCAGCCTCAGTTTAGGATGGTATCATGTGACACAGTGAGGGCTGATAGCATGGAAATATATGCAGGTGAGAAACTTAAGCTACATGATGTGCTCTTTAAGATCCCCTGCCGGGTTAGCATATCAGTTGACATGTGGCGGTCAAATACACAGATGGAATACATGTGCTTGACTTGCCACTACATTGACCATGCTAATGATGAGTGGAAAGTTAGGAAAAAAATTATCAACTTTGTGCATATGGAGGCAGCTTTTACACTTGATCAGATGGCTAATCTCATTGTAGAGAAGTTGCAGAGTTGGGGTATTGACAGAATGGTAGCTGCTGTTGTGCTAGACAACTGCAACGGTGGTGAAATTGTTGCTAGAGAGCTTCTTAGAGTTTTGCAGCCTCGGAGGCTTCTATTGAATGGGGATTTGTTCCAAGTACGCTCTTGTGCACATATTCTAAATCTCACTGTCCAAGAAAGCTGGGAACATGCATCTGATATAGCTAATAGAGTTCGCAAGATGATTAACTATGTCAAGTTTGAAAGATTCCAAAAGTTTCAGGATATTTCAAAGGTACTGCATATGGATCAAAAGCTGCTAGTTGTTGATTCTCCTGATAACTGGCCGTCTACTTACTTAATGTTTGAGTCTGCATGCTACTATCATGATGTGTTTGTGCGCCTGACAGAACAGGAAGGGCATTATGATGTTTTTCTGTCTGCTAATGACTGGGCTGATGTGAAAGCCCTCACTGAAATACTGGACGTAGTCTATCATGCTATGGAGAAGTTTCCTGTGGAAAACTCAACTGCAAACCTTTATTTTAATGAGATGTGTGAGATCCACGTGCTTTTGAAAACCTGGAGCAAGAGTCCATCTACTGTTGTTGCCAAAGTTGCTGACCAGATGCTTTCTAAATTTGAGGGCTACTGGGATCTCACTAGGCCTGTAATGGCATTTGCATCTATTCTTGATCCTCGTTACAAGATGAAGTCCCTCGAATATTTTTTTCGGCTCATTTATTCTGATGAGCAATTTACAGCAAAGGCAATGATAGATGTCATCCAGAATACCTTTCACAATCTGTATAATGATTATAAACATCAATCATCAGATTCATGGAAGAATCCATCTGTTCTCTGTTACTCTAGAAACAGTAGTTCTTGCATGGGCTCTATGTACAGCAATGGGGATGATTCTAAGACCTTCTCACGTATCACATTATCTGATGCTCGACGGGGACTTGATCAGTATATACAAGAGACCTCATCAGGACAATCCTTGAAGTCTGACTTGGAGATGTATCTTGAGGAAGCAGTTTATCGTCAAAAAGAAGGAAATCAGGATAATTTTGACATTCTGGGATGGTGGAAGTCCTTTGCAGCCAAGTATCCTGTACTTTCACAAATGGCTCGTGATATTTTAGCTATCCCTGTATCTATCATCCCTTTGGACAGTGAAGCCCGTACACTTAATGAGTATCTCAGTACTATGGACCCTTCAACGGTTCAGGGATTGGTGTGTGCACAAGATTGGTTACGGGAAGACCCAGAAG TTGTTGCTGGTTCAGGTGATCATGGAGATGATGGAGCACCGCGTGGTGACGAACTTATTGTGGTGCCAAAATAG
- the LOC136450371 gene encoding uncharacterized protein, producing the protein MNLEIVGRHALLFDDDATAEVVNSGGSLVPWAAVGAADLLLDRHDVRHLLDRVPPRPRRAYSVVLLSAPSPDGISETELDRERYLDLPAGDGEYEGSGDAPPSGNGTDTEQADYNAVPFSYGYPAGSDEPSSSDLCYRPSFYVPESLLNKLPPSEKAHQIIARTALFVSEHGGQSEIVLRVKQGDNPTFGFLMPDHHLHSYFRYLVDHPQLLKDGADAVDTDKRNTESEHASSGGALSLLGTAYDSEDEDEGTLPRSSEGMNPGNSMTPDVQGHVKSASIMPDKKELGKDQNAAAPAVKSKTILTKKNPIITGNSIVAVQREKVNDTITVSTTSKSHTNSGLSETKEMILEPPSFMKRTMEKIIEFILTNGKEFEEKLIEQDRTTGRFPFLLSSNPYHSYYLKFLQETEESKSRGRSPDHKDRRGCSDWRGRRSPESDDRSSRERVDRSSRERGDRRCSLERKDSSYGMVSSASDRSSAGPSEKQLYDKQGKGRFHPVCGVKKGPTRKVTADEAAAIVMAATRGLGAANDSLNTMKGTKDNVRTHVSNDPSSSFGSFSCLQDQDALSKHISNSEADASLTSSGQPQKEGFGIIDDDWIANTIAKAAAAAASKEADSSEASMTKEQKLKAERLRRAKMFAAIIKSGDNKMNDLAAASDPTSEAAKAIPDTNVSGLDLQSVAKEREGSSAPFEHEGPNLTKHNNDSDDEQNRVRKYRKKHQESDEEGDESGDSYKHSRKRHRPEHSRGRSMDVHKHKLKRHSKDRESRHHRHRYNSSEDEQEQERRSSKSRHGHRDDHRYSDEEEHRRSHKHRRRERHSSSKRKLEEDRDQSEQSQDRLEVSPSRSGAKFESDKLPDDTAQSTQGTTEVLSELRAKIRAMLLERL; encoded by the exons ATGAATCTGGAGATCGTTGGGCGGCACGCCTTACTGTTCGACGACGACGCGACGGCGGAGGTCGTCAACTCCGGCGGCTCCCTTGTCCCCTGGGCGGCCGTCGGCGCGGCAGACCTCCTCCTCGACCGCCACGACGTGCGCCACCTGCTTGACCGCGTGCCCCCTCGCCCGCGCCGCGCCTACTCAGTGGTCCTCCTCTCCGCGCCCTCCCCCGACGGCATCTCTGAGACCGAGCTCGATCGCGAGCGCTACCTGGACCTCCCGGCTGGTGACGGCGAATACGAGGGTTCTGGAGATGCGCCTCCCTCAG GAAATGGGACAGATACTGAACAAGCTGATTATAATGCTGTTCCTTTCTCATATGGATATCCTGCTGGTTCAGATGAACCAAGTTCTTCGGACTTGTGTTATCGCCCATCATTTTAtgtgccagaaagcttgttgaatAAGCTG CCTCCTTCTGAGAAGGCGCATCAGATAATTGCAAGAACAGCTTTATTTGTCAGCGAGCATGGGGGACAGTCAGAGATTGTATTGAGGGTGAAACAAGGAGATAATCCAACATTTGGATTCTTGATGCCTGATCATCATCTCCACAGCTACTTCCGCTACCTTGTTGATCATCCTCAACTGCTGAAAGATGGTGCTGATGCTGTTGACACGGATAAACGTAATACTGAGAGTGAGCATGCTTCATCTGGCGGTGCTTTATCATTGCTTGGGACCGCATATGACTCAGAAGATGAGGATGAAGGCACACTGCCACGTAGTTCGGAAGGCATGAATCCTGGAAATAGCATGACCCCTGATGTGCAGGGCCATGTAAAATCTGCATCAATTATGCCTGACAAAAAAGAACTAGGCAAAGATCAGAATGCTGCCGCTCCTGCAGTTAAGAGTAAAACAATATTGACAAAGAAGAATCCGATTATTACTGGCAACAGCATTGTTGCTGTTCAGCGTGAAAAGGTTAATGACACAATTACAGTATCAACTACATCCAAATCACATACCAATTCAGGCTTATCTGAAACAAAAGAAATGATCCTCGAACCACCATCTTTCATGAAACGCACCATGGAGAAAATAATTGAGTTTATTCTGACGAACGGGAAGGAGTTCGAAGAAAAACTGATTGAGCAAGACAGAACAACTGGGAGGTTTCCATTTCTTCTGTCTTCTAATCCATACCACTCGTATTATCTAAAGTTTCTCCAGGAAACTGAAGAG TCCAAGTCACGCGGTAGAAGTCCTGATCACAAGGACAGAAGAGGTTGTTCTGACTGGAGGGGCAGAAGAAGTCCTGAGAGCGATGACAGAAGCTCTCGTGAGCGCGTTGACAGAAGCTCTCGTGAGCGCGGCGACCGAAGATGCTCACTGGAGCGCAAAGACAGCAGTTATGGCATGGTATCCAGTGCTTCTGATAGAAGCTCAGCTGGACCATCGGAGAAGCAGCTGTATGACAAACAAGGGAAGGGTAGATTCCATCCTGTTTGTGGGGTCAAGAAGGGACCTACTCGGAAAGTCACTGCAGATGAAGCTGCTGCTATAGTAATGGCGGCTACTCGTGGACTGGGTGCTGCAAATGACTCACTTAACACCATGAAAGGAACCAAGGACAATGTTCGCACCCATGTTAGTAATGATCCTTCTTCCAGCTTTGGAAGTTTCTCATGTTTACAGGACCAAGATGCATTGTCCAAACATATTTCAAATAGTGAGGCTGATGCTTCACTTACAAGTAGTGGACAGCCCCAAAAGGAAGGTTTTGGAATTATTGATGATGATTGGATTGCAAACACTATTGcaaaagctgctgctgctgcagcctcCAAAGAGGCAGATTCTTCGGAAGCTTCCATGACAAAGGAACAGAAGCTGAAAGCTGAGAGGCTTCGCCGTGCGAAGATGTTTGCTGCAATCATTAAGAGTGGAGACAACAAGATGAATGATTTAGCTGCAGCATCGGATCCAACCAGTGAAGCTGCCAAGGCAATTCCTGATACGAATGTCTCTGGACTTGATCTGCAATCTGTGGCTAAGGAACGTGAAGGTAGCTCTGCTCCGTTTGAACATGAGGGGCCAAACTTGACAAAGCATAATAATGACTCTGATGATGAACAGAACAGAGTGCGGAAGTATAGAAAGAAACATCAAGAATCTGACGAGGAAGGAGATGAATCAGGGGATAGCTATAAGCACTCGAGGAAGAGGCATCGCCCAGAGCATTCAAGAGGCCGGAGTATGGATGTTCATAAACATAAGCTCAAGAGACACTCCAAGGACAGGGAATCCAGACATCACAGACACCGTTATAACTCTTCGGAAgatgagcaggagcaggagcgtcGGAGTTCGAAGTCAAGGCATGGGCATAGAGATGATCACCGCTACTCTGACGAGGAGGAACACAGGAGGTCACATAAGCATCGGAGGAGGGAGCGTCACTCCAGTTCTAAAAGGAAGCTCGAGGAAGACCGAGACCAGAGTGAACAGTCTCAAGATCGCTTAGAAGTGTCCCCGTCTAGATCAGGTGCCAAGTTTGAATCAGACAAGCTGCCTGATGACACTGCACAATCAACTCAGGGAACAACTGAAGTGCTTAGTGAATTGAGAGCAAAAATCAGAGCGATGTTGCTCGAGAGACTGTAA